A section of the Pseudanabaena mucicola str. Chao 1806 genome encodes:
- the pflA gene encoding pyruvate formate-lyase-activating protein produces the protein MSGVGRIHSIETFGTLDGPGIRFIVFTQGCPLRCLYCHNPDCRNAHDGKEVTVDYLINEIKKCKSFIRKGGVTISGGEPLMQPEFTREILSRCHQLGLHTAIDTSGYCAIKVAKPVLEETDLVLLDIKSYIPELYYKVTSVSIEPTLTMARYLSDIGKPVWIRFVLVPHLTDNTDNINQLADFIATLKNVERLEVLPFHKMGEYKWEQLGLPYSLKDTPPAPPELVQQTVNIFRDRGINTIGATVL, from the coding sequence ATGTCTGGAGTTGGACGTATTCATTCTATTGAAACTTTCGGTACACTCGATGGACCAGGGATCAGATTTATTGTCTTCACGCAGGGCTGCCCTTTGCGCTGTCTTTACTGTCATAACCCAGACTGTCGAAATGCCCATGATGGCAAAGAAGTTACGGTTGATTATCTGATAAATGAGATCAAAAAATGTAAATCGTTCATTCGTAAAGGTGGCGTAACCATAAGCGGTGGGGAACCATTGATGCAGCCTGAATTTACGAGGGAGATCTTGTCGCGTTGTCATCAGTTGGGCTTGCATACCGCCATTGATACATCGGGCTACTGTGCGATCAAAGTTGCGAAACCCGTTCTCGAAGAAACTGACCTAGTTTTGCTGGATATCAAATCCTACATTCCTGAACTCTATTACAAAGTTACCAGCGTTTCTATTGAGCCAACTCTAACAATGGCGAGATATCTGAGTGACATTGGTAAACCTGTATGGATTCGATTTGTATTAGTGCCACATCTCACCGATAACACGGACAATATAAATCAACTCGCAGATTTTATCGCCACCCTCAAAAATGTGGAGCGATTAGAAGTTTTACCATTTCACAAAATGGGGGAATATAAATGGGAGCAACTAGGTTTGCCCTATTCCCTCAAAGACACACCACCAGCACCACCCGAACTCGTACAGCAAACAGTTAATATATTTCGCGATCGCGGAATTAATACCATTGGGGCAACTGTGCTTTAA
- a CDS encoding sensor histidine kinase gives MVKILTKLKEVNLQLVETIAEQQQNEDRLNLQLTRLRLMYDFVSALNAAQTINEIYQIALNFICPALRTSRAALMTSDTNYSLKYQESVSISEDFKQAIETFFADPLHRVELKARFFPRCAVFPSDLLLQTICQSENIGAWAVFPLEYENRHLGDIVAYFDAPRQFNDEEVQLMQTIVTYIAIAITRKQAEQALKESQQFIQRITDTTPNIIYIYDIEENRNVYCNQTIHHILGYTPLEIQAMGELFLSIVIHPDDLSKIKEHYASVRHKKFDDLFLLEYRMKDSHGKWKWFYSQETVFLCNPDGTVKQTIGAASDITELKEVENRLQASLAEKEVLLREIHHRVKNNLSVIDSLLSMQARYVSDIEALKSLSDSQRRIHTMSLIHEQLYHSHDVCKVDFCEYLQRLVVNLYSSSNFNTNQIELKLDLQPALLNIDTAISLGLIVNELLTNSFKHAFPDNLKGLIEVILYEDTNNEQHRLHLTIRDNGIGIPQNIDVSSTASLGLRLVKILTQQLRAKLDLSCDMGTSFHFVFDSSL, from the coding sequence ATGGTTAAAATTCTCACAAAACTTAAAGAAGTTAACCTACAGTTAGTGGAAACGATCGCTGAGCAACAGCAAAACGAAGATCGATTAAATTTGCAACTCACACGATTGCGATTAATGTACGACTTTGTGTCAGCGTTGAATGCGGCTCAAACTATCAATGAGATTTATCAAATTGCCTTAAATTTTATCTGTCCTGCATTGCGAACTTCCCGCGCAGCCCTGATGACTTCCGATACAAATTACAGTTTGAAGTATCAAGAGTCAGTGAGTATTAGCGAAGATTTCAAACAAGCGATTGAAACCTTTTTTGCTGATCCATTGCATAGAGTAGAGTTAAAAGCACGATTCTTTCCTCGCTGTGCAGTCTTTCCTAGCGATCTCCTTTTACAAACTATTTGTCAATCAGAAAATATTGGTGCATGGGCAGTATTTCCCCTCGAATACGAGAATCGGCACCTTGGCGATATTGTGGCGTATTTTGATGCTCCCCGCCAGTTCAATGACGAGGAAGTACAATTAATGCAAACCATTGTGACTTACATTGCGATCGCTATTACTCGCAAGCAAGCCGAGCAAGCACTCAAAGAAAGTCAACAATTTATCCAAAGAATTACCGATACTACTCCCAATATAATTTATATTTACGACATTGAAGAAAATCGCAATGTCTACTGCAATCAAACTATCCATCATATTCTTGGATATACCCCCTTAGAAATTCAAGCGATGGGTGAGTTATTTCTCAGTATTGTCATCCATCCCGATGATTTATCGAAGATCAAAGAGCATTATGCGAGTGTCCGCCATAAGAAATTTGATGACCTATTTCTACTTGAATACCGTATGAAAGATTCTCATGGCAAATGGAAATGGTTTTATAGCCAAGAGACAGTCTTCCTCTGCAATCCCGATGGCACAGTCAAACAAACAATTGGTGCTGCCTCAGATATTACAGAATTAAAAGAGGTAGAAAATCGCCTTCAAGCCTCTCTAGCGGAGAAAGAAGTCCTATTGAGAGAAATCCATCATCGCGTCAAGAATAATTTGAGTGTCATTGATAGCTTACTATCGATGCAAGCGCGGTATGTCAGTGACATTGAAGCATTGAAATCGCTCTCAGATAGCCAACGTCGCATTCATACTATGTCTCTTATCCATGAGCAGTTATATCATTCCCATGATGTGTGCAAAGTTGATTTCTGTGAATATCTACAGCGTCTTGTCGTCAATCTCTATAGTTCGAGTAATTTTAATACTAATCAAATTGAACTAAAGCTCGATCTTCAACCAGCTTTACTCAATATTGATACAGCAATTTCCCTGGGATTAATAGTTAATGAGTTACTCACTAATTCTTTTAAACATGCCTTTCCCGATAACCTAAAGGGATTAATCGAGGTGATTTTGTATGAAGATACTAATAATGAACAGCATAGATTGCACTTAACTATTCGTGATAACGGTATTGGTATTCCCCAGAATATTGATGTTAGTTCTACAGCTTCTCTGGGACTCAGGTTAGTCAAGATTTTGACGCAGCAACTTAGGGCTAAATTAGATCTATCTTGTGATATGGGTACAAGTTTTCATTTCGTCTTTGATTCAAGTCTATAA
- a CDS encoding protein kinase domain-containing protein encodes MIGRLLDRRYRIMKELAEGGFSQTYLAEDTRLPKNPKCVVKHLNPTIDDPIFTQKALELFKAEAETLQELGRHDRIPQLYAYFQENKEFYLVQEYIAGHPLSTEMLPGSQMAEARVAQIIKEVLEILQFVHHYNVIHRDIKPSNLIRRHSDGKLVLIDFGTVKQVQMEVANAHHKARVTLPIGTLGYMSYEQERGQSVSSSDIYSLGMVALQALTGKHPSQFSRDRDNEIIWHKYAKVTRDFATILDRMIRCNHRDRYQTVDEVLKDMAKLPKLSTASPRITDDREVPPRPWLLPSAIACLIIATGSYLFATGWNPLRYDNSITIKPTASPAPLPSSYLEAISPQAVPIIPIDRNYAQLRSYLDAKDWKEADNETYLSLLKAAGNQSYNDGSFHPDEFKQISCADLVLIDQLWTQASNGKLGLSAQKKLYTANDKDIHKTYEVMGWMNSFGELVIETAYNRQTSRWDYLESRQPNFKAPPTGHLPFLLRDPANKNLEKVIAVLYRCSS; translated from the coding sequence ATGATAGGCAGGCTGCTTGATCGGCGATATCGGATTATGAAGGAATTGGCAGAAGGAGGTTTTTCCCAAACTTACCTTGCAGAAGATACTCGTTTGCCCAAAAATCCTAAATGTGTCGTCAAGCATCTCAATCCCACTATTGATGATCCCATTTTTACGCAAAAGGCTTTGGAACTCTTTAAAGCTGAAGCGGAAACCTTACAAGAATTGGGCAGACACGATCGCATTCCCCAACTCTATGCGTACTTTCAAGAAAATAAAGAATTCTATCTCGTTCAAGAATATATTGCAGGACATCCCCTGAGCACCGAAATGTTGCCAGGAAGTCAAATGGCAGAAGCAAGGGTAGCCCAAATCATTAAAGAGGTTTTGGAAATCCTGCAATTTGTCCATCATTACAATGTTATTCATCGCGATATTAAACCTAGCAATTTGATTCGTCGTCATAGTGATGGCAAATTAGTTCTGATTGATTTTGGTACGGTCAAACAAGTTCAAATGGAAGTTGCCAATGCCCATCACAAAGCAAGGGTTACATTACCAATTGGCACTCTTGGATATATGTCCTACGAACAAGAGCGAGGACAATCGGTATCATCTAGCGATATTTATTCATTGGGAATGGTTGCTTTACAAGCATTGACAGGCAAACATCCAAGCCAATTTTCACGAGATCGGGACAATGAAATTATTTGGCATAAATATGCCAAGGTTACCCGTGACTTTGCCACCATTTTGGATCGGATGATCCGTTGTAATCATCGTGATCGCTACCAAACCGTTGATGAAGTTCTCAAGGATATGGCAAAACTGCCTAAGCTAAGTACTGCTTCACCGAGGATTACTGATGATCGCGAAGTTCCACCTCGCCCTTGGCTATTACCATCTGCGATCGCATGTTTGATCATCGCTACTGGTAGTTATCTATTTGCAACAGGTTGGAATCCATTGCGGTATGATAATTCCATAACTATTAAACCTACTGCTAGCCCCGCACCTTTACCAAGTAGCTATTTAGAAGCCATTAGTCCTCAAGCTGTGCCGATCATACCAATTGATCGTAATTATGCTCAACTTCGTAGCTATCTAGATGCCAAGGATTGGAAAGAGGCTGATAACGAAACCTATTTATCATTGCTCAAAGCTGCGGGGAATCAATCCTATAATGATGGCAGCTTTCATCCTGACGAATTTAAACAGATTAGTTGTGCAGATTTAGTCTTGATTGATCAGCTATGGACACAGGCAAGTAATGGCAAATTGGGATTATCGGCTCAAAAGAAACTTTACACTGCTAATGATAAGGATATTCATAAAACCTACGAAGTTATGGGTTGGATGAATAGCTTTGGTGAATTAGTGATCGAAACTGCCTACAATCGTCAAACTTCTCGATGGGACTACCTAGAAAGTCGCCAACCTAATTTTAAAGCTCCGCCCACTGGTCATTTACCATTTTTGTTACGGGATCCTGCAAACAAGAATTTAGAGAAAGTCATCGCAGTTCTCTATCGATGTTCATCCTGA
- a CDS encoding TldD/PmbA family protein: MDIWQFKDRLLDLVSKYKSQVDFFAIRLEQSQGADIFLRSSKVETLSTGISIGGQVRTCHKGGWGFASFNNLHNLESKLQEAIAAAKWVGNEETILAELAPVQTKVSLIKESPHRIDLIAKKDLCSHYNDILRSVSDHVVSTSVRYGDCTQQVIFANSEGTMLEQEWADWEMRCSATARKGDIVQTGRETFGSRRTYTDLLNLDQQVIGAAQRATTALNLPHVQGNSYPVVIDPILAGLFVHEAFGHLSEADMLYENPDMLETMSIGRRFGSESLQIFDGASPAEHRGSYLYDDEGVPASTTQLIKDGVLVGRLHSRETAGKLGEKATGNARCLDYHYPPIVRMTNTWIGRGQTPVADLFNDIPLGVYAKNWQGGMTNGEMFTFTAGEAWMIRNSAIAEPVKDVTISGNVFETLADIEAIGDDFLWDESGGCGKGGQSGLAVGCGSPSLRIKNAIVGGEANG; the protein is encoded by the coding sequence ATGGATATATGGCAATTTAAGGATCGACTTTTAGATTTGGTAAGCAAGTATAAATCTCAAGTTGATTTCTTTGCAATTCGTTTAGAGCAATCGCAGGGTGCGGATATTTTTTTACGCAGTAGTAAAGTAGAAACCCTGAGTACAGGCATCTCCATTGGTGGACAGGTACGCACTTGTCACAAAGGGGGCTGGGGATTTGCGAGTTTTAATAATCTCCATAACTTAGAGAGTAAGCTGCAAGAAGCGATCGCGGCAGCTAAATGGGTGGGTAATGAAGAAACGATTCTGGCTGAGCTTGCCCCTGTGCAGACGAAAGTTTCTCTGATCAAGGAAAGCCCCCATCGCATTGATCTCATAGCGAAAAAAGATCTATGTAGTCATTACAATGATATTTTGAGATCGGTTTCTGACCACGTTGTAAGTACGTCTGTTCGCTATGGAGATTGCACTCAGCAAGTGATTTTTGCCAATTCCGAAGGCACAATGCTCGAACAGGAATGGGCGGATTGGGAAATGCGCTGTTCCGCAACCGCGCGTAAAGGTGATATTGTGCAAACAGGTCGTGAAACCTTTGGCTCAAGGCGTACATATACAGATTTATTAAATTTAGATCAACAGGTGATCGGTGCAGCCCAACGTGCCACAACTGCCCTAAATTTACCGCATGTGCAGGGCAATAGCTATCCCGTCGTCATCGATCCCATTTTGGCGGGACTATTTGTCCACGAAGCCTTTGGACACCTCTCCGAAGCAGATATGCTCTATGAAAATCCTGACATGTTGGAAACGATGAGCATTGGGCGTAGATTTGGCTCTGAATCTCTCCAGATTTTCGATGGAGCTTCTCCTGCAGAACATCGCGGCAGCTATCTGTATGATGATGAGGGAGTTCCTGCAAGTACCACCCAATTAATTAAGGATGGTGTATTAGTAGGTAGACTGCATTCTCGTGAAACTGCGGGTAAACTCGGAGAAAAGGCGACAGGCAATGCCCGATGCTTAGATTATCATTATCCCCCGATTGTCCGTATGACAAATACTTGGATTGGTCGCGGTCAAACCCCTGTAGCTGATTTATTTAATGATATTCCTCTTGGTGTATATGCTAAAAACTGGCAAGGAGGTATGACCAATGGTGAAATGTTTACCTTTACGGCTGGAGAGGCTTGGATGATTCGGAATAGCGCAATTGCTGAACCAGTCAAGGATGTCACCATTTCAGGAAATGTCTTTGAGACTTTAGCTGATATTGAGGCGATCGGTGATGACTTTTTGTGGGATGAGTCGGGTGGTTGTGGCAAAGGTGGACAGAGTGGGCTTGCTGTTGGTTGCGGTTCTCCTAGTTTGAGAATTAAAAATGCGATTGTCGGAGGTGAAGCAAATGGTTAA
- the acsA gene encoding acetate--CoA ligase produces MDWKPIEKPKIQGTVLPNLLNYEETCSTFSWDKIANELKSVSDRQGINIADIAIDRHATGTNGDQLAMRFIGKDWTIIDFSYNQLKAESNRFANVLQSLGVAKGDRVFVLAGRIPALYIAALGTLKNGSVFCPMFSAFGPEPIYQRMERGDAKVLITTKLLYKQKVDTLRSRLPKLQYILLADAEEDVDEGLLSLPRLMKAAAKEFSTVATEPEDMALLHFTSGTTGMPKGAIHVHQAVYMHYMTAKYVLDLHPYDIYWCTADPGWVTGTSYGIIAPLTHGITSIIDEAEFDADRWYRILETQKVSVWYTAPTAIRRLMRMDIEPRQQYDLSHLRLVCSVGEPLNPEAVVWGLEKLGLPIHDNWWQTETGGIAIANYDSMDIRPGSMGRPLPSIEAAIIRRHEDGTLEVIDKPNMDGDLALRPNWPSMFRGYLHDEARYRKCFVGGWYITGDLAMRDEDGYFWFVGREDDIIKTSGHMVGPFEVESALMEHPAVAEAGVIGKPNPTIGELVKAFVSLKPSHQPSESLRLELIGFARQKLGSAIAPKELEFQDNLPKTRSGKIMRRLLKARELGLPEGDLSTLETN; encoded by the coding sequence ATGGACTGGAAACCGATTGAGAAACCTAAAATACAGGGAACTGTGCTTCCGAATTTATTGAACTATGAGGAAACTTGCAGCACATTTTCTTGGGATAAGATCGCTAATGAGCTAAAGAGTGTGAGTGATCGCCAAGGTATCAATATTGCTGATATTGCGATTGATCGCCATGCCACAGGTACTAATGGCGATCAGCTGGCAATGCGCTTTATTGGCAAAGATTGGACAATTATCGATTTTAGCTACAACCAGTTGAAAGCAGAAAGTAATCGATTTGCGAATGTCTTGCAAAGCTTGGGTGTGGCGAAAGGTGATCGGGTATTTGTACTAGCAGGGCGGATTCCCGCGTTGTATATTGCAGCGCTTGGCACGTTGAAAAATGGCAGTGTTTTCTGTCCAATGTTTTCCGCCTTTGGTCCCGAACCAATTTATCAACGGATGGAACGTGGTGATGCCAAGGTATTGATTACGACAAAATTGCTTTATAAGCAGAAAGTCGATACTTTACGATCACGCTTACCCAAGTTGCAATACATTCTATTAGCTGATGCTGAAGAAGATGTTGACGAAGGCTTGCTGTCATTGCCAAGACTGATGAAAGCGGCGGCTAAGGAGTTTAGCACCGTCGCCACTGAGCCAGAGGATATGGCTCTGCTCCACTTTACAAGTGGCACAACGGGAATGCCTAAAGGGGCGATTCACGTTCATCAAGCGGTCTATATGCATTACATGACTGCAAAATATGTCCTCGATTTGCACCCCTATGATATCTATTGGTGTACTGCTGACCCTGGTTGGGTCACAGGCACTTCCTATGGCATCATTGCACCGCTTACCCATGGAATTACTAGCATCATTGATGAAGCGGAATTTGATGCTGATCGCTGGTATCGCATTCTGGAAACTCAAAAAGTCAGCGTTTGGTACACGGCTCCCACCGCAATTCGGCGCTTGATGCGAATGGATATTGAGCCACGCCAACAGTATGACTTGAGCCACTTGCGTCTAGTTTGTAGCGTTGGTGAACCGCTTAATCCTGAAGCTGTGGTTTGGGGGCTAGAGAAGCTGGGATTACCTATTCACGATAATTGGTGGCAAACCGAAACAGGTGGCATTGCGATCGCCAACTATGACTCAATGGATATTCGTCCTGGTTCGATGGGTCGTCCTTTGCCCAGTATTGAAGCGGCGATCATTAGGCGACATGAAGATGGAACCTTAGAAGTGATCGACAAACCAAATATGGATGGCGATCTTGCCCTACGTCCTAATTGGCCCTCAATGTTTCGCGGCTATCTCCATGATGAGGCGCGTTATCGTAAATGTTTTGTCGGTGGTTGGTATATCACGGGCGACTTAGCGATGCGCGATGAAGACGGTTATTTCTGGTTTGTTGGTCGTGAAGATGACATCATCAAAACCTCTGGGCATATGGTGGGTCCTTTTGAAGTGGAAAGCGCCTTAATGGAACATCCTGCGGTGGCAGAAGCAGGTGTAATTGGTAAACCCAACCCTACCATTGGCGAACTGGTGAAAGCCTTTGTATCTCTAAAACCTAGCCATCAACCCAGCGAATCGTTGCGGTTGGAATTGATTGGATTTGCCCGCCAAAAATTAGGATCGGCGATCGCACCCAAGGAACTGGAATTTCAAGACAATTT
- the pflB gene encoding formate C-acetyltransferase — protein sequence MYVEWQGFTVGSWTKEINVRDFIQKNYTPYEGTAEFLVAPTTRTQQLWSEVLELMKLERQKGVLDVDTKVPAGITAHDAGYINRELELIVGLQTDKPLKRAIMPNGGIRVVKSGLEAYGYQLDPATEEVFSKYRKTHNDGVFDAYTTEMRKARKSGIITGLPDAYGRGRIIGDYRRVALYGVDRLIDDKKTQKDSLEVDVMDEETIRLREELSEQIRALFELKEMAAKYGFDIGRPAMTAKEALQWLYFGYLGAVKEQNGAAMSLGRVSTFLDIYFERDLQNGQTSETELQELVDHFVMKLRMVRFLRTPDYNDLFSGDPTWVTEAIGGMSADGRTLVTKSSFRFLHTLVNLGAAPEPNLTVLWSEHLPENFKLFCAKVSSDTSSIQYENDDLMRPIYGDDYAIACCVSVMRIGKQMQFFGARVNLAKTLLYAINGGKDEKSGDQIAPNFAPITSEYLDFQEVNDRLQQMMAWLAKAYINTLNVIHYMHDKYCYERIEMALHDRDVYRTMACGIAGLSVVTDSLSAIKYAKVKVIRNDQGLAVDYETEGEYPKYGNNDDRVDSIAVDLVARFMNEIRKHPAYRQAVPTQSVLTITSNVVYGKKTGNTPDGRRAGEPFAPGANPMHGRDCCGAIASLSSVAKLPYSDCQDGISNTFSIVPAALGRQESDRLNSLVGLLDGYFHDGGYHINVNALDRNTLLDAMEHPEKHPQLTIRVSGYAVNFIKLTREQQLDVIKRTFHERV from the coding sequence ATGTATGTAGAATGGCAGGGCTTTACAGTGGGTAGTTGGACAAAAGAGATTAACGTCAGAGATTTTATCCAAAAGAATTACACACCCTACGAAGGAACTGCTGAGTTTCTGGTTGCACCAACCACTAGAACCCAGCAGCTTTGGAGCGAAGTGCTGGAACTGATGAAACTAGAACGTCAAAAGGGGGTATTGGACGTTGATACTAAAGTTCCTGCAGGAATCACTGCCCATGATGCTGGATATATTAATCGTGAACTAGAACTAATTGTCGGATTACAGACAGATAAGCCACTCAAACGCGCCATCATGCCCAATGGTGGTATTCGTGTGGTGAAATCGGGACTAGAAGCCTATGGCTATCAACTTGATCCCGCCACAGAAGAAGTTTTTTCTAAATATCGCAAAACCCATAATGATGGTGTATTTGATGCTTATACCACGGAAATGCGAAAGGCAAGGAAATCGGGAATCATTACAGGCTTACCCGATGCCTATGGAAGAGGACGAATTATTGGTGATTATCGTCGGGTAGCCCTCTATGGTGTTGATCGCCTGATTGATGACAAGAAGACCCAAAAAGACTCTCTTGAGGTTGATGTCATGGACGAAGAAACTATTCGTCTAAGGGAAGAGCTATCGGAACAAATTCGAGCCTTGTTTGAACTCAAGGAAATGGCGGCAAAATATGGCTTTGATATTGGTCGTCCTGCCATGACCGCTAAAGAAGCTTTGCAATGGCTCTATTTTGGCTACCTAGGAGCAGTCAAAGAGCAAAATGGTGCTGCCATGTCCCTCGGTCGGGTTTCGACATTTTTAGATATCTATTTCGAGCGTGATCTGCAAAATGGTCAGACTTCGGAAACGGAATTGCAAGAGTTAGTAGATCATTTTGTGATGAAGTTACGCATGGTGCGCTTCTTGCGTACCCCTGACTACAATGATCTATTCTCAGGCGATCCCACATGGGTAACTGAGGCGATCGGTGGCATGAGTGCCGATGGTCGGACTTTAGTGACCAAAAGCAGTTTCCGCTTCCTGCATACATTGGTAAATCTAGGAGCAGCCCCAGAGCCGAACTTGACGGTTTTATGGTCAGAACACTTGCCTGAGAACTTCAAACTGTTCTGTGCAAAGGTATCCAGCGATACTAGTTCTATTCAATATGAAAATGATGACTTGATGCGCCCGATCTATGGCGATGACTATGCGATCGCCTGTTGTGTGTCGGTCATGCGAATTGGTAAGCAGATGCAGTTCTTCGGTGCGAGGGTTAACCTTGCTAAGACATTGCTCTATGCAATCAATGGTGGTAAGGATGAGAAGTCTGGGGATCAAATCGCTCCCAATTTTGCACCAATTACCAGTGAATATCTGGATTTTCAAGAAGTTAATGATCGCTTGCAGCAAATGATGGCATGGTTGGCGAAGGCATACATTAATACGCTGAATGTCATTCACTATATGCATGACAAGTATTGCTACGAGCGCATCGAAATGGCATTGCACGATCGTGATGTCTATCGCACCATGGCTTGTGGTATAGCGGGTCTATCCGTAGTTACGGACTCCCTCTCGGCGATTAAATATGCCAAGGTGAAGGTGATTCGCAACGATCAAGGCTTGGCGGTAGATTACGAGACCGAAGGCGAATATCCTAAGTATGGCAATAACGATGATCGCGTCGATAGTATCGCAGTTGACCTTGTTGCAAGATTCATGAATGAGATCCGCAAACATCCTGCCTATCGCCAAGCTGTACCTACGCAATCGGTACTCACGATTACTTCCAATGTTGTCTATGGCAAGAAAACGGGTAATACTCCCGATGGACGTAGGGCTGGCGAACCCTTTGCCCCTGGAGCAAATCCGATGCATGGACGCGACTGTTGCGGCGCGATCGCCTCACTCTCATCGGTTGCCAAACTGCCCTACAGTGATTGTCAGGATGGTATCTCCAATACCTTCTCGATTGTGCCTGCGGCGTTGGGTAGACAGGAAAGCGATCGCCTCAATAGCCTTGTTGGATTGTTAGATGGTTACTTCCATGATGGTGGATATCACATTAATGTTAATGCTCTAGATCGCAACACTTTACTAGATGCGATGGAACACCCTGAAAAACATCCACAACTCACAATTCGCGTTTCAGGCTATGCCGTGAACTTCATCAAGCTCACCCGTGAGCAGCAACTGGACGTGATTAAACGCACGTTCCACGAACGTGTCTAA
- a CDS encoding carboxymuconolactone decarboxylase family protein — translation MSESTTKHSYADQMKHIRSYTGKLSTAIPEVMKDFYALSKASSASGVIDSKTKELIALAIAVAIHCDDCIAFHTNSALHAGATKEEITEVLGVAIFMGGGPALMYATHVMAAIDELQQANS, via the coding sequence ATGTCTGAATCTACAACCAAGCATTCCTATGCTGACCAAATGAAACACATTCGCAGCTACACTGGTAAACTATCCACCGCGATTCCTGAAGTAATGAAGGATTTCTACGCGCTCAGTAAAGCTTCGTCAGCGTCGGGTGTCATCGATAGTAAAACCAAAGAATTAATTGCTCTAGCGATCGCTGTTGCAATTCACTGCGACGATTGCATTGCCTTCCATACCAATTCTGCTCTTCATGCAGGAGCAACCAAAGAAGAAATTACAGAAGTACTTGGTGTCGCCATCTTTATGGGCGGTGGTCCTGCTTTGATGTATGCCACCCATGTGATGGCAGCGATCGATGAATTACAGCAAGCTAATTCTTGA
- a CDS encoding transposase gives MESIVKHAQRLVYSLLSFMPSVYQKASLNAILGLFLEAQGHPLPQHTQVKSASSLSRFQNHYNWSTRSVIRITRQIILEQIAQHRPYKGSPLKILIDLTTLTKCGKFLHLNTSTADGSAPWVRMLNGKRGLHLVLLYLVYGEWRIPWSFRVWRGKGYASPSDLACKLLGTVPKRLTQGRKVIVLADTEFCTVKFLNTVRAKAWRVVVGIRCNRKLQDGRSVKQLYRHGKRGQQVLLEGLSTTFTISWFWLKRADSKRELRFVISSHPYSGAYLVMLGRKRWAIEGFFKTIKHRFGLHCFGQSTKLGVFRWLILSLIAYLLAHWSTQWSPPPVLDWKAASDLTLSVLFPSVLWLKLLRYIRINADIAARYGFKIVLKPIPT, from the coding sequence ATGGAAAGCATCGTTAAGCACGCCCAAAGGTTAGTTTATAGCCTTCTGAGCTTTATGCCTAGTGTGTATCAAAAAGCCAGTCTGAATGCGATATTGGGACTATTTCTCGAAGCGCAGGGACATCCTTTACCTCAACATACGCAAGTAAAATCAGCCAGTTCGTTAAGTCGGTTTCAAAATCACTATAACTGGTCTACGCGGTCAGTGATTCGGATAACCCGTCAGATCATCTTAGAGCAAATCGCTCAGCATCGACCATACAAAGGGAGTCCATTGAAGATCTTGATTGACTTGACCACATTGACAAAATGCGGCAAGTTTTTGCATCTAAATACCTCGACGGCTGACGGCTCAGCCCCATGGGTAAGGATGCTCAACGGTAAGCGAGGACTTCATCTAGTCTTACTTTATCTAGTCTACGGTGAGTGGCGAATACCATGGAGTTTTAGAGTGTGGCGCGGCAAGGGATATGCGAGTCCATCAGACTTAGCTTGTAAATTGTTGGGAACAGTGCCAAAGCGATTAACCCAAGGCAGGAAAGTAATTGTTCTTGCTGATACTGAGTTTTGCACAGTCAAGTTTTTAAATACAGTCCGAGCAAAGGCTTGGCGAGTTGTTGTGGGCATACGCTGCAATCGTAAGCTTCAAGATGGGCGTTCGGTCAAACAACTTTATCGTCATGGCAAACGGGGGCAACAAGTTTTACTCGAAGGGCTAAGTACCACATTTACCATCTCTTGGTTCTGGCTCAAAAGAGCTGATAGCAAACGAGAGTTACGCTTTGTGATTTCTTCTCATCCTTATTCGGGTGCTTATCTGGTGATGTTGGGTCGTAAGCGTTGGGCGATTGAGGGATTTTTCAAAACCATTAAACATCGCTTTGGTTTACATTGTTTTGGGCAGTCTACAAAACTTGGAGTTTTTCGTTGGCTAATTCTATCTCTGATTGCTTATCTTTTGGCTCACTGGAGTACTCAATGGTCGCCACCTCCTGTCTTGGACTGGAAGGCTGCCTCTGATTTGACACTTTCTGTTTTATTCCCTTCTGTCCTTTGGTTAAAACTCCTCCGATACATCCGAATTAATGCTGATATTGCTGCTCGTTATGGTTTTAAAATTGTTCTCAAACCCATTCCTACTTAA